Proteins from one Megalops cyprinoides isolate fMegCyp1 chromosome 11, fMegCyp1.pri, whole genome shotgun sequence genomic window:
- the wdr3 gene encoding WD repeat-containing protein 3, with product MGLTKQYLRYAASAVFGVIGSQKANIAYVTLRGGEKGRYVAVAACEHVFIWDVRKAEKVLILQGNKQEVTYLCPSPDGVHIAVGYEDGAVRIFSLLSGESNVSFSGHKSAVTVIRYDALGARLVTGSRDTDVIVWDVINECGLYRLKGHKDAITQALFLKGKNLLVTSSKDTFVKWWDLDTQHCFKTMVGHRSEVWGMVLLNQERKLLTGSADSELRAWNIDYLEEGKEVGEPRIKKVKGLLDEDDEVEEGLDEGPEERILSCEKAGSILRESRDRVVSMTTDTRAKVLACHGTDAVLEVFTIFPEEEVQRRMERKLKKAKKKAKSKGGEEDGIEPVVERKLEDEIQRLVNIKASSKIRSVDCLLSPSGEMKVALLLQNNTVETYTLKTTETNPQGTKTARLTLSGHRTDVRTLAFSSDNIAVLSASAETVKVWNRSTLQVIRTMACEYALCSLFVPGDRQIIIGTKSGKIQIFDLASGSLLETTDAHDGAMWSICLSPDQRGIVTGGADKTVKFWEFELVKDQESGQNKRLTVKHTRTLQLDEDVLCVRYSPDQRLLAVSLLDCTVKIFYTDTLKFFLSLYGHKLPVLCLDISHDSTLIATGSADRNVKIWGLDFGDCHRSMFAHDDSVMFLQFVPKTHLFFTAGKDKKIKQWDADKFEHIQTLEGHHREVWCLSISPNGDYIVSSSHDKSLRLWERTREPIILEEEKEMEREAEFEESLAKGEEPVVPGETKGEAGPAGKKTIETVKAAERIMEALELYREESKKLEEHRLACETAGKQLPPPKMNPILVAFGNVSPSRYVLDVIKKVKSSELEVSLLVLPFPYIPDLLSLFNHFIQEGWEVELVCRCLFFLLRVHFGQISSNQMLLPVIDSLRSNTISKVQEIRDVLGFNSAGLQFLQREIESKEDVMFFTDATDRFEEKKRKRKKKERAILTIS from the exons ATGGGGTTGACCAAGCAGTACCTGAGGTATGCTGCCAGCGCTGTGTTTGGAGTCATTGGGAGCCAGAAAGCCAACATTGCCTATGTCAccctgagaggaggagagaagggacGCTATGTTGCTGTAGCTGCCTGTGAACATGTGTTTATATGGGATGTCCGCAAGGCAGAGAAG GTCCTGATTCTCCAGGGAAACAAACAGGAGGTGACTTACCTCTGCCCATCTCCTGATGGCGTCCACATCGCTGTGGGTTATGAAGACGGTGCCGTCCGCATCTTCAGCCTTTTGAGTGGCGAGAGCAATGTTTCCTTCAGTGGTCACAAGTCTGCGGTCACGGTCATCAGATATGATGCACTTGGAGCGAGGCTTGTGACAGGATCGAGG GACACAGATGTCATTGTGTGGGATGTGATCAATGAGTGTGGTCTTTACCGGCTGAAAGGACACAAAGATGCCATCACACAGGCGCTGTTTCTCAAGGGCAAGAATCTCCTAGTTACCAG CTCTAAGGACACTTTTGTAAAATGGTGGGACCTGgacacacagcactgttttaaaACCATGGTTGGACATCGCAGTGAG GTGTGGGGAATGGTGTTGCTGAACCAGGAGAGGAAGCTACTCACAGGCTCAGCTGACAGTGAGCTAAGGGCGTGGAACATTGATTACCTGGAGGAG GGGAAGGAGGTTGGAGAGCCCAGGATAAAGAAGGTCAAAGGTCTGCtggatgaggatgatgaggtGGAGGAAGGTCTGGACGAGGGGCCTGAGGAG AGGATCCTGAGCTGTGAGAAAGCTGGCTCTATTCTTAGAGAATCCAGGGACAGGGTCGTTTCCATGACAACTGACACCAGAGCCAAGGTCTTGGCATGTCAT GGTACAGAtgcagtcctggaggtgttcACTATATTCCCTGAAGAGGAAGTtcagaggaggatggagaggaagTTGAAGAAGGCCAAGAAAAAGGCCAA GTCAAAAGGTGGGGAGGAGGATGGCATAGAGCCCGTGGTGGAGCGGAAGTTGGAAGATGAGATCCAGAGGCTTGTTAACATCAAGGCCTCCTCCAAGATCAG GTCGGTTGACTGCCTTCTGTCTCCAAGTGGGGAGATGAAGGTGGCTCTTCTTCTTCAGAACAACACAGTGGAGACATACACCTTAAAGACCACAGAGACCAACCCTCAGGGCACAAAGACCGCCCGCCTAACCCTGAGCGGGCACCGCACGGACGTGCGCACGCTGGCCTTCAGCTCCGACAACATCGCCGTGCTGTCCGCCTCCGCTGAGACTGTCAAAGTGTGGAACAG gtCTACACTGCAGGTCATCCGTACCATGGCTTGTGAGTATGCACTCTGCTCCCTCTTCGTACCTGGAGACAGACAAATCATCATAGGAACCAAG AGTGGCAAGATCCAGATCTTTGACCTGGCCTCGGGAAGCCTGCTGGAAACCACGGATGCCCATGACGGAGCAATGTGGTccatctgcctctctcctgaCCAG AGGGGCATTGTGACGGGCGGTGCTGACAAGACCGTAAAGTTCTGGGAGTTTGAGCTGGTCAAGGACCAAGAGTCTGGACAGAACAA GAGGCTGACAGTGAAACACACGCGCACCCTGCAGCTGGACGAGGACGTGCTGTGTGTGCGCTACAGCCCTGACCAGAGGCTGCTCGCCGTGTCCCTTCTGGACTGCACTGTCAAGATCttctacacagacacactgaag TTCTTCCTGTCACTTTATGGACACAAGCTGCCGGTTCTGTGCCTGGATATTTCTCAT GACAGCACACTGATCGCCACGGGCtctgcagacagaaatgtgaagATCTGGGGTCTGGACTTCGGAGACTGTCACCGATCTATGTTCGCCCACGACGACAG cgTCATGTTCCTGCAGTTTGTACCCAAAACCCACCTGTTCTTTACGGCCGGAAAAGACAAGAAAATCAAACAGTGGGACGCTGACAAGTTTGAGCACATCCAGACCCTGGAG GGTCACCACCGCGAGGTGTGGTGTCTGTCAATCAGCCCCAATGGGGACTACATCGTCTCTTCATCCCATGACAAGTCCTTGCGTCTGTGGGAGAGAACAAGGGAGCCCATcatcctggaggaggagaaggagatg GAAAGAGAAGCAGAGTTCGAAGAGAGTCTGGCCAAAGGAGAGGAGCCAGTG GTTCCTGGAGAGACCAAAGGAGAGGCAGGACCAGCGGGGAAGAAAACCATAGAGACAGTTAAAGCT GCGGAGCGTATCATGGAGGCCCTGGAGCTGTACAGAGAGGAGAGTaagaagctggaggagcacAGACTAGCCTGCGAGACAGCAGGGAAACAG CTCCCTCCTCCTAAGATGAATCCTATCCTTGTTGCCTTTGGAAACGTTTCG CCCTCTCGCTATGTGCTGGACGTTATCAAGAAAGTTAAATCCAG TGAACTGGAGGTGTCTCTCTTGGTCCTGCCCTTCCCCTATATTCCCGACCTGCTCTCCCTCTTCAACCACTTCATCCAGGAAGGCTGGGAGGTGGAGCTGGTCTGCCGATGCCTTTTCTTTTTGCTCCG GGTCCACTTTGGACAGATCTCCAGTAATCAGATGTTGCTGCCTGTCATCGACAGCCTGAGGAGCAACACCATCTCCAAAGTGCAGGAGATTAGG GATGTTCTTGGGTTCAACAGTGCAGGCTTACAGTTTCTACAGCGTGAGATCGAGAGCAAGGAGGATGTGATGTTCTTCACTGATGCCACTGACCGCTttgaagaaaagaagaggaaaaggaagaagaaggaaCGAGCAATTCTCACCATCTCTTGA